The Anaerolineae bacterium genome contains a region encoding:
- a CDS encoding SPASM domain-containing protein, with amino-acid sequence MTDEQVLDFFRRELDPTPWLNPKQRGADFRFCGIGGLGCTIGPNGDVFSCVGARIRIGNVRQAPLRTIWRESPV; translated from the coding sequence ATGACGGACGAGCAAGTACTGGACTTCTTCCGGCGAGAGCTGGATCCGACCCCCTGGCTGAACCCCAAGCAGCGCGGCGCCGACTTTCGCTTCTGCGGCATCGGGGGGTTAGGATGCACCATCGGCCCCAATGGGGACGTGTTCTCGTGCGTGGGAGCGCGCATCCGGATTGGCAATGTGCGCCAGGCGCCGTTGCGCACGATCTGGCGCGAGTCGCCCGTGTAG
- a CDS encoding PqqD family protein gives MITVDLRPRLHPQVAGRMIGNEAVLVLADTGQVMVLNEVGGRIWELIDGSRTVADIARILVDEYEVSEEQALADLQTFIQELVEKQVLVV, from the coding sequence ATGATCACCGTTGATCTGCGACCACGGCTGCATCCCCAAGTCGCCGGACGGATGATCGGAAACGAGGCGGTATTGGTCCTGGCCGACACCGGCCAGGTGATGGTCCTCAACGAGGTCGGTGGACGCATCTGGGAACTGATAGACGGATCACGGACCGTGGCCGACATCGCGAGGATTCTCGTGGACGAGTACGAGGTGAGCGAAGAGCAAGCCCTGGCCGATTTACAGACATTTATCCAGGAACTGGTGGAGAAGCAGGTGCTAGTCGTGTGA